From Pseudomonas sp. B21-028, one genomic window encodes:
- a CDS encoding glutaredoxin family protein — MLGGVLRKFLLILLVVVAYQNWGKIERLFNPSQMVSQQIRSHAQVTLYATDWCGYCKATRRFLDEKGVPYREFDIEKDPEARKAYEALGDRGIPILDVNGTLIRGYEPQRILKALSAT, encoded by the coding sequence ATGCTCGGCGGGGTCCTGAGGAAGTTTCTGCTGATTCTGCTGGTGGTCGTGGCGTACCAGAACTGGGGCAAGATCGAGCGGTTGTTCAACCCCTCGCAGATGGTCTCGCAGCAGATCCGCAGCCATGCCCAGGTTACGCTGTACGCCACCGACTGGTGCGGCTACTGCAAGGCAACACGACGCTTCCTGGATGAAAAAGGCGTGCCGTATCGCGAGTTCGATATCGAGAAAGACCCCGAAGCGCGCAAGGCCTATGAGGCGCTGGGCGATCGGGGAATTCCGATCCTGGACGTGAATGGCACGTTGATTCGTGGGTATGAACCGCAAAGGATTCTCAAGGCATTGTCTGCAACATAG